A part of Cryptococcus tetragattii IND107 chromosome 3, whole genome shotgun sequence genomic DNA contains:
- a CDS encoding tRNA pseudouridine(55) synthase, whose protein sequence is MPKALPTPTLPLNGLFPIAKPSGKSSMRVIDRITPLLLDSKLFDDPVKRAQPQMKGKRKKNLTQFGLKIGQGGTLDPLADGVLVLGVNRGTKHLNQFLECSKEYESIGLIGATTTSMDADDPVLSTAAWEHITREDVEKVLDRFRGEIMQVPPIFSALKMDGKPLYEYARESKPLPRPIPARKCQVSIELIDFTPASVAPGDGGHDYHWPEKRLTSEEKETFRKLTQIVHNAQTGPVEAAEASGNKDQVEEEKSKVVEPLVPDLDAPEYPEISPKTGLRPPTFTVRMTVSSGTYVRSIVNDIGLALGCGAHVVKLTRTRQGEFSLHGDEEALSATSVSAPTEGEEASVNSVNENNREVPGPSGGSIPWAVWERALAERDEMIKREKLEKEEAIMAGMSAEEIHQVYNPEAIKQRRWEGGWKEWEVEVLKRFKPVPVPINGGHGFRI, encoded by the exons ATGCCCAAGGCTCTCCCTACCCCCACTTTGCCCCTCAATGGACTTTTCCCTATCGCGAAACCTTCGGGCAAAAGCTC TATGAGGGTTATTGACAGAATAACTCCGCTTCTGCTCGACTCTAAATTGTTTGACGATCCCGTGAAACGCGCCCAGCCGCAAATGAAGGGAAAACGCAAGAAGAATTTGACTCAATTTGGTCTCAAGATAGGTCAAGGAGGGACCCTTGACCCTTTGGCTGATGGTGTACTAG TTTTGGGTGTTAACCGGGGCACCAAACATTTAAATCAGTTCCTTGAGTGTAGCAAG GAATATGAAAGCATAGGTTTGATTGGAGCAACGACCACATCCATGGACGCGGACGACCCTGTTCTGTCTACAGCGGCTTGGGAGCACATCACTCgagaggatgttgagaaaGTTTTAGATCGATTTCGAGGTGAGATAATGCAGGTGCCTCCCAT CTTCTCtgctttgaagatggacgGTAAGCCGCTCTACGAGTATGCCCGAGAAtcaaaacctcttcctcgaccGATCCCCGCACGAAAATGCCAAGTATCTATCGAATTGATAGATTTTACTCCTGCATCTGTCGCCCCTGGTGACGGTGGGCACGACTATCACTGGCCCGAAAAAAGGCTTACTTctgaggaaaaggaaaccTTCAGGAAGTTGACTCAGATTGTGCACAATGCTCAAACGGGTCCAGTTGAAGCTGCAGAAGCTTCTGGAAATAAGGAtcaagtggaagaggagaagtcAAAGGTTGTAGAGCCCCTGGTACCCGATCTTGACGCCCCCGAATACCCCGAAATTTCGCCAAAGACCGGCTTACGTCCCCCTACCTTTACAGTCCGCATGACAGTTTCAAGTGGAACCTATGTCAGGTCGATCGTCAATGATATTGGATTAGCGCTTGGCTGCGGTGCCCATGTCGTTAAACTGACCAGAACAAGACAAGGAGAGTTTAGTCTCCACGGTGACGAAGAGGCTTTGAGCGCGACATCTGTTTCTGCCCCAActgaaggcgaagaagccAGTGTGAATAGCGTGAATGAGAACAACCGAGAAGTCCCAGGTCCATCTGGTGGCAGTATTCCTTGGGCAGTCTGGGAACGTGCACTGgctgagagagatgagatgatTAAGCGGGaaaagttggagaaggaagaagccatCATGGCCGGGATGAGTGCAGAGGAAATTCATCAGGTCTATAATCCTGAAGCTATCAAGCAGAGGaggtgggaaggagggtggaaagagtggGAAGTAGAggtgttgaagaggttCAAGCCTGTGCCTGTGCCCATCAACGGAGGTCATGGATTCAGAATTTAA